The following is a genomic window from Candidatus Endomicrobium procryptotermitis.
CAAAACAAATAAGCTGAGAAATGGTGGATATATATTAATTTGTCTGACAGACAATGTAAGAAAATGTTTTTCAAGCAGGAAAGAAGTTATTTTTAAGGTGGATGAGAAAGGCTAATGACAATAAAGAGTTAATCTGTTTTAAAGTGCCTACAGCTTTGCATGGACAACTTTTGTGATTATATCAAATTTTTTTTTGATGAGCATTTTTTCTCTTTTTATTTGTCTTTTTCTTCTTTTTTTGAAAAAAGGCCGATGCCAGGTTTTAATCCTATAATCCCTTTTATATAAGGGAAAAATATTGTAGAATTAGTCAAAATATATTTATGGTAAATGGAGATAATAATGAAGTATCTGCGTTACAGGCATCTTTTCAGATTATTTGAGCATATCCAGCCTTTTATAAATTATTCTATTCCGAAAGAAGATGCGCTTCCCGGCGAAAAGGTTTTGGTCATCGCTCCTCATCAGGATGATGAAGCCATAGGCTGTGCGGGCACCGTTATAAAGCATACGAAGTCCGGTAAAATCGCCGAAATCGCCTTTTGTACTTTTGACAGTGCCGAAAGAATGAAAGAATCCGAAAAAGCAGCGTCAACACTCGGTTCAAAAAGGAATCATTTTTTGCAGTTTCCTTTAAGAACTCTTGACGGCAACAAAGCTTTTGAGGAAAATATGATAATGCTGTTAAAAAAAACTACTCCCGAAATAGTTTTTCTTCCTTTCTGGTTTGACAATCATCCCGATCATCGCGCAGTTTCCAAAGCTTTAATAAAAATAAAAAATAAAATCGATTTGAATATTATGATTTACGCTTATTCGGTATGGGCACCGCTAAATCCTAACAGCATAATTGATATAAGTGATGTTTGGGAAGAGAAAAAGACGGCGATAGAATGTTATAAAACGCAGACATCATCCAGAGATTATGTAAAAATCGCCCAAGGGTTAAATCAGTACTGGGCGGAAATAAAAATTCCGGGTATGAAGTATGCTGAAACATTTTTTAAAGCGACCGTTAAAGAATATATTTCTTTGGGAAAAAAGATATTCAAATGAAATACAGAGTTCTCCATATATTTTCTTCAAAAACTGCTGGGGGTGCCGAAAAAAAGACTCTTTTTTTAGCCGACAAACTACAGAAATCGGGTTTGCTTGAAAATGTTATGGCTGTGCGCAAAGGCACTTATATGTATGAACAGTCTTTAGAGAAAAATCTTGAGACCGTAAATTTCAAAGCCGGCGGCTCTTTTGATCCTTTTGGAATAATCAGACTTATCAAAATAATTAAAAAATATAAAATAGACATAGTTCATGTGCATCAGGGTAAACTTTACTGGCAGTCTGTTATTGCCAGAATATTTTGTCATAAAATAAAAATCGTATTTCACAGAAGACAGGATACAAGACATGGATTTTACAGCAGGCTTCACTACAAATTCGCGGATGCCGTTATAACCGTTTCAAAAGCTGTGGCTGATGGGCTTATAAAATATGAAAGAGTTCCAAAAAATAAGGTCTTTACAGTTTATAACGGATTAGATTTTGAAAGGTTTGATATTAATGCCGGCTATATCGATATTATGGAAAAATATAATCTTAAAGGAAAACAGGTTGTCGGAACAGTCGGAGCAATAGTCGATTTCAGAGGCAAAGGACAAATCTATCTTATTGAAGCCGCTAAAAATCTCAGAAAAGATTATCCCGATTTGAGATATCTGATAGTAGGCGGCGGAGCCGGAATTGAAAAGCAAAAAGATTATGCAAAATCTTTCGAAGTGGATGATATTGTTTTTTTTGTCGGTTATCAGGAACATGTGCAAAAATTTATTCTTAGTATGGACGTATTTTGTCTTTTGTCATGGGATACCGAAGGTGTCGGAAATGTTCTTATAGAGGCACAAGCTTTGGGAAAGCCCGTCATCGGCACAAATGTCGGAGGAATTCCCGAAACGTTTATTAATGAACGGACAGGGATATTAATACAGCCGTCAAATACGGACGAAACGGTACAAGCAATCAAGCAGCTTATAGGAAATTCCGAGAAGGCAAAAAAGTTTGGTTTAGAAGGAAAAAAGTTTGTCGAATCAAAATTTACAATAGACAATATGGTCAAAGGCATCGTAGATGTTTACGATAAAATTATGGCAGATAAAAAATGAGAAAAGTTTCAGCTTATATTCTCACAAAGAATTCCGAAAGGCATATTAAAGAATGTATTGAAAGTGTGAAATTAGCCGACGAAATTGTCATTGTTGACTCTTTCAGCGATGATGCTACTGTCGAAATAGCAAAAGAGCTGGGCTGCAAAATGGTTCAGCATAAGCTTGAAGGATTCGGCGCTCAAAGAAATTTTGCTTTAGAACAATGTTCTTATGAATGGGTTATATGTTTGGATTCTGATGAAAGAATATCCGTGCAATTAAAGTCTGAAATAGAAAAAGAGCTTCAAAATTCCCCGCAAGGCGTTATTTTTGTAGCGCCGCGAAAAAGTAAATTCATAAACAGATGGATTATGCATTCGGGCTGGTATCCGGATTACAGGCACCCTGTCTTGTTTAATAAAAATGAAGTGAGATATAAAAACCAGCTTGTACACGAAGGTATAGATTATAAAGGGAAAATAAATTATTTTAAAGGTGATATACTTCATTATCCGTATGACGACATAAAGCAGTTTATCGCAAAGTCGGATTATTATACGGATTTACGCGCCAAAGAAATGTTTAATATGGGAAAGAAATTTAGCATTTTAAATCTCATATTTAATCCATGCGCTATGTTTTTGAAAATGTATGTTTTTAAAAGAGGTTTTCTAGACGGTTTAGTGGGGTTTATTTTGGCACTTTTATATTCGTGTTTTTACACACTGATGAAATATATAAAACTTTGGGAATTGGAAAATAAAAAAAGTGAATAAATTTTTATATCCATTTTCCGTTTTGTATGATCTTGCATCAAAAGCCGACCGCCATTTTACGAAATCAAAATATCTAGATAAGCCCGTTGTAAGCGTGGGAAATATTACTTGGGGCGGCTCAGGAAAAACGCCCATAGTAATAGAACTGCTTGAAACGCTTTTAAAAAATAATTTAAATCCCGCAGTTTTAACAAGAGGATATGCCCGCAAAGAAGCAAAGCCCATATTGCTAAAAAAAGACGGCGCCCCCGCGTCTGTTTTACAAACAGGCGACGAGCCTCTTTTAATTTTTAAAAGCGTCCCTGACGCAAATGTTATAATCGGTGCAAAAAGATACGATAATGCTTTGCGTTTTAAAAAAGAAATAAATCCAGACGTATATGTTTTAGACGACGGATTTCAGCACTGGAAAATACAAAGAGATTTGGACATAGTCTGTTTAAATGCAGCAAATCCTTTTGGAAACGGAATGATTATCCCCGCCGGAATTTTAAGGGAAAGTCCCAAAGCTTTAAAAAGAGCAGGATTGATAATTATTACGAATTCCGATATGGTGCCATCTGAGGTTCTTGGAAAGCTGCAAAAGGAAATTTTTGAAATTTCAGGAAAAGATTCTTTGACAACTTATTATGGAGACTACAAATACAAACAAATAAATCTCCATGATAATTTTGACACGGGCAAACTTAAAGACAATGATGTTTACATTTTAAGCGGCGTAGGTTTTGCAAAAGGTTTTAGGAGTTCGGTTGAAAAATCGGGAATAAAGGTCAAAGGCAGCTTTGTTTTGCCTGATCATGCAAAATACGATAAAAAAACCATAAATTCGATTTTCGACAAAACGGGCAGCGCTTATATAATAATTACCGCGAAAGATGCGGTTAAAATTGCATACTTTACCGATGACATAATAAAAGAAAAAACGGCCGTGCTGACGGTAAAGCCGGTTTTTAAAACGGGAAAAGAACAATGGGAAAAAATAATATTAAAAAGCCTGCGGTGTTTTTAGACAGAGATGGCACGGTGATTTTTGATAAAAATTATTTGAGCAGTCCCGAACAAGTAAAACTTTACGTGGTCGCAGCCGAAAGCATAAATAAATTACGCAAGGCAGGATTTAAAATTATTGTCGTTACCAATCAGTCCGGCATAGCAAGAGGGATGTTTGGTGAAAAAGAATTTAAAAAAGTAAATAAAAGATTTATTGATTTGTTAAAAGTGCAGGGCGCAAAAATAGATGCTTTATATTATTGTCCGCATGCCGACAAAGACAACTGCGATTGCAGAAAACCTAAAACGGGTATGCTTTTAAAAGCAGCAGCTGAGCTGAATATAGACCTTGAAAAATCTTATACAGTAGGCGACAGTGTGCGTGATTATCTTCTGGGATACAATGCTGGAGGAAAAGGAATTTTAGTTTTAACGGGGCATGGCAAAAGACAATATAAAAATGTTAAATATCAAAAGATAAAACCTTTGTCCGTATGTAAGACTTTGAAACAAGCGGCAAATTGTATAATTAGGGATGCTAAATGCACAAAAAGGTAAGGCTTTTCGTTATCACTGCATTTTTATTATGTATTATTGAGAGTTCGCATGCGGTGGTTTTGCAATCCAAAGATGAGGGATATATCGCGGGTAAACTGAAAATAGAATGTGAAAAACGCGAAAAAATAAGAAAATCTTATACATGGCGCATAAGCGCCGGTGCACCTTTTGCGGAATATGAAAAGCTCGTATTTAATGTGATGTGGAAATTTATAACTGTCGGCGAAGCAAGTTTGGAACTAAGAGGTTTTGAGGATATTGAAGGCAGAAAAGCGCTCCACATATATTCTTATGCCAAAACAAAGCCTTTTTTTGACAATTTTTTTAAAGTGCGCGACACAAATGAATCGTGGCTTGATGAAGAAAGCAAAACGTCTTTGAGATATGTTTCGATTATTTCGGAAGGCGGATGGAAAAAATACGAAATACTATATTTTAACCAACCTGAGAAAACCTTTTTACTCAATGACAGCGGCAAAATGAAAAAAGGTGAAATTACCGAAAACGTACAGGACGTGCTTTCAGCTTTATATTATATGAGGACTTTGGATATTGAAGTCGGAGAAAAATATGTTTTAGACGCTCATTCCGGCGATTTATCTTGGCCGCTTGTCATTAAAGTTCTTAGAAAAGAAAAAGTTAAGGTTCCTTTGGGGGAATTTGACTGTTTTGTTCTTGAACCCAATATCAGAGAAAACGCCGGGATAATGAATGCAAAAGGCAAAATGCTGGTTTGGGTTACCGCAGATAAAAAAAAGATGCCTGTGTATCTTAAAGTGAAGATTCCCATAGGTTCAATTAATGCCAAATTGGAAAGAATAGAGATTAAAAACTCTCCTTCTGACATTAATTCATAAATCTTTTTTATTTCAAATCGTTCTCAGTGGTAACAATAATAAATGTAAGTATTGATTATAAAAAATATTTTTATAATTTTATTTGTACATTATTTGATAAATTTGACAAATTACTTTCTTTATAATGTTGTTGATAAATCGGCTGATAATAACTATCTTTAGAGCAATACTGGGTATTTTTGCCGTGTATCTACATATATCTATACAACTATTTATAGTAAGCCGCCTTACAATAAATATATGTATTTTATTTTAATAAATATTGTATAATTCAAGACAATCACGTTAAAATTGAAAAATAATTTATAAATGTATCAGAACTCTGTTCCAGTTTTTTAGAATTTTATTAAAATATTACAAAATACATAGTAGAATTTCATAAGAAGGAAAAAAATGAAAAATATTTTGTTGTTATCGTTATTTTTATTGTTGCTCTGTTTAGTTGAGGCAGGCGCGCAGACTACTGTTAGTGTTGATACATATACTAAAGGTGGTACTAATAATGACTTTAAAGATTACTTCTCTTCAGGTACTCAAAATGAAAATTTGATAATAAATCTAACTAAGGATATTCTGTTTACTAATAATAATAGTATATGGAACTACTATTCAGGAACTAAAACAATAAATGGTTTAAAAAATGATGGTGGTAGATACGAGTTAAATGGCAACAATAATGCCTATGGTATGACTGTTTCAAATATTGCACAAGATAGGACTAAGACTTTATGTATTAATGACATAAATATAAGAAATATGAAAGCGAACGATGGCGCTATTTATTTAAATAATAATAACAATAACAATAACATTCTTTTATCACTATATAATATCTCTTTCATTAATAACAATAGGGCAATTAATACTAATAATAATAATGGAACAAACAGGTCAATCATAATATATTCAAGCGGCACTATTAATTTTTCAAATAATTCAATTGCAGGTAGTAATGGCGGTGCGATGAATTTAGTAGATAGGACAACTACAACTTTTGAAAATAGCATTACAACTTTTTCATCAAATTACTCAAACTATAGCGGCGGCGCGATTTATATCACAGGCAGTAATTCTGCTTTGAGCTTTATAGATAGTATTGATGTAACTTTTTCAGG
Proteins encoded in this region:
- the lpxK gene encoding tetraacyldisaccharide 4'-kinase, yielding MNKFLYPFSVLYDLASKADRHFTKSKYLDKPVVSVGNITWGGSGKTPIVIELLETLLKNNLNPAVLTRGYARKEAKPILLKKDGAPASVLQTGDEPLLIFKSVPDANVIIGAKRYDNALRFKKEINPDVYVLDDGFQHWKIQRDLDIVCLNAANPFGNGMIIPAGILRESPKALKRAGLIIITNSDMVPSEVLGKLQKEIFEISGKDSLTTYYGDYKYKQINLHDNFDTGKLKDNDVYILSGVGFAKGFRSSVEKSGIKVKGSFVLPDHAKYDKKTINSIFDKTGSAYIIITAKDAVKIAYFTDDIIKEKTAVLTVKPVFKTGKEQWEKIILKSLRCF
- a CDS encoding PIG-L family deacetylase, with protein sequence MKYLRYRHLFRLFEHIQPFINYSIPKEDALPGEKVLVIAPHQDDEAIGCAGTVIKHTKSGKIAEIAFCTFDSAERMKESEKAASTLGSKRNHFLQFPLRTLDGNKAFEENMIMLLKKTTPEIVFLPFWFDNHPDHRAVSKALIKIKNKIDLNIMIYAYSVWAPLNPNSIIDISDVWEEKKTAIECYKTQTSSRDYVKIAQGLNQYWAEIKIPGMKYAETFFKATVKEYISLGKKIFK
- a CDS encoding DUF3108 domain-containing protein, which produces MHKKVRLFVITAFLLCIIESSHAVVLQSKDEGYIAGKLKIECEKREKIRKSYTWRISAGAPFAEYEKLVFNVMWKFITVGEASLELRGFEDIEGRKALHIYSYAKTKPFFDNFFKVRDTNESWLDEESKTSLRYVSIISEGGWKKYEILYFNQPEKTFLLNDSGKMKKGEITENVQDVLSALYYMRTLDIEVGEKYVLDAHSGDLSWPLVIKVLRKEKVKVPLGEFDCFVLEPNIRENAGIMNAKGKMLVWVTADKKKMPVYLKVKIPIGSINAKLERIEIKNSPSDINS
- a CDS encoding glycosyltransferase family 4 protein; the protein is MKYRVLHIFSSKTAGGAEKKTLFLADKLQKSGLLENVMAVRKGTYMYEQSLEKNLETVNFKAGGSFDPFGIIRLIKIIKKYKIDIVHVHQGKLYWQSVIARIFCHKIKIVFHRRQDTRHGFYSRLHYKFADAVITVSKAVADGLIKYERVPKNKVFTVYNGLDFERFDINAGYIDIMEKYNLKGKQVVGTVGAIVDFRGKGQIYLIEAAKNLRKDYPDLRYLIVGGGAGIEKQKDYAKSFEVDDIVFFVGYQEHVQKFILSMDVFCLLSWDTEGVGNVLIEAQALGKPVIGTNVGGIPETFINERTGILIQPSNTDETVQAIKQLIGNSEKAKKFGLEGKKFVESKFTIDNMVKGIVDVYDKIMADKK
- a CDS encoding glycosyltransferase family 2 protein yields the protein MRKVSAYILTKNSERHIKECIESVKLADEIVIVDSFSDDATVEIAKELGCKMVQHKLEGFGAQRNFALEQCSYEWVICLDSDERISVQLKSEIEKELQNSPQGVIFVAPRKSKFINRWIMHSGWYPDYRHPVLFNKNEVRYKNQLVHEGIDYKGKINYFKGDILHYPYDDIKQFIAKSDYYTDLRAKEMFNMGKKFSILNLIFNPCAMFLKMYVFKRGFLDGLVGFILALLYSCFYTLMKYIKLWELENKKSE
- a CDS encoding HAD family hydrolase codes for the protein MGKNNIKKPAVFLDRDGTVIFDKNYLSSPEQVKLYVVAAESINKLRKAGFKIIVVTNQSGIARGMFGEKEFKKVNKRFIDLLKVQGAKIDALYYCPHADKDNCDCRKPKTGMLLKAAAELNIDLEKSYTVGDSVRDYLLGYNAGGKGILVLTGHGKRQYKNVKYQKIKPLSVCKTLKQAANCIIRDAKCTKR